From Tachypleus tridentatus isolate NWPU-2018 chromosome 8, ASM421037v1, whole genome shotgun sequence, a single genomic window includes:
- the LOC143222042 gene encoding ADP-ribosylation factor-like protein 8B, translating to MLALINRILDWFRSLFWKEEMELTLVGLQYSGKTTFVNVIASGQFCEDMIPTVGFNMRKVTKGNVTIKIWDIGGQPRFRSMWERYCRGVNAIVYMVDAADHDKIQASRNELHSLLDKHQLAGLPVLVLGNKRDLPNALDEKELIEQMNLSAIQDREICCYSISCKEKDNIDITLQWLISHSKSRSH from the exons ATGCTTGCTTTAATAAATAGAATTTTAGATTGGTTTCGAAGTCTATTTTGGAAGGAGGAAATGGAATTAACTCTTGTGGGATTGCAGTACTCGGGTAAAACAACATTCGTCAATGTAATAGCg tctggccaattttgtgaagatatgatCCCCACTGTGGGCTTCAACATGAGGAAAGTGACTAAAGGAAATGTCACCATTAAG atttgGGACATAGGAGGACAACCACGGTTCCGAAGCATGTGGGAGCGTTATTGCAGAGGTGTGAATGCTATTGT TTACATGGTTGATGCTGCTGATCACGATAAAATTCAAGCATCTCGAAATGAACTACATAGTCTTCTTGACAAACATCAATTAGCTGGGCTCCCCGTCTTAGTTCTTGGAAATAAACGAGATCTTCCAAATGCTCTAGATGAGAAGGAACTCATTGAACAAAT gAACTTGTCAGCAATACAAGATCGTGAAATCTGCTGTTATTCCATTTCTTGCAAGGAGAAAGATAATATAG ATATCACTCTCCAGTGGCTGATTTCACATTCCAAGTCAAGAAGTCATTGA